A region of Pseudomonas cavernicola DNA encodes the following proteins:
- a CDS encoding ABC transporter ATP-binding protein: MGAVAAVQRDDAVSLAAQIGAPARLRVDAVSLQYQTPSGSTFTALDKVSFEVPDQQFAVLVGPSGCGKSSLLYLTAGLAEPSAGSIHVGGRQVEGPGVDRGMVFQSYTLFPWLTVRQNIEFGLKRRGMPARQRAEIVDFYLNEVGLAQFADNYPKQLSGGMMQRVAIARALANDPQILLMDEPFGALDSQTRLQMQQLLLRVWGNSKKTVLFVTHDIDEAILLGDRVYVMGARPGRIKKILDVPIERPRTLDMVMERSFIEMKREIFGLLHDELEEAH; encoded by the coding sequence ATGGGCGCAGTAGCAGCGGTGCAACGTGACGATGCGGTTTCGTTAGCGGCACAAATCGGGGCTCCGGCGCGCTTGCGCGTCGACGCGGTCAGCCTGCAGTACCAGACGCCCAGCGGCTCGACCTTCACCGCCTTGGACAAGGTCTCCTTCGAGGTGCCGGATCAGCAGTTCGCGGTGCTGGTCGGCCCCTCCGGTTGCGGCAAGTCGAGCCTGCTGTATCTCACCGCCGGCCTGGCCGAGCCGAGCGCCGGCAGCATCCATGTCGGCGGTCGGCAGGTCGAGGGGCCGGGCGTCGACCGCGGCATGGTGTTTCAGAGCTATACGCTGTTCCCCTGGCTGACGGTACGGCAGAACATCGAGTTCGGTCTCAAGCGCCGCGGCATGCCGGCCAGGCAGCGCGCCGAGATAGTCGACTTCTACCTCAACGAAGTCGGCCTCGCGCAGTTCGCCGATAACTATCCCAAGCAGCTCTCCGGCGGCATGATGCAGCGCGTGGCGATCGCCCGCGCGCTGGCCAACGATCCGCAGATTCTGCTGATGGATGAACCCTTCGGCGCGCTGGATAGCCAGACCCGTTTGCAGATGCAGCAACTGCTGCTGCGGGTGTGGGGTAACAGCAAGAAGACCGTGCTGTTCGTCACCCACGACATCGACGAGGCGATTCTGCTTGGCGACCGCGTCTATGTGATGGGCGCCCGTCCGGGGCGGATCAAGAAGATCCTCGATGTGCCGATCGAGCGTCCGCGCACGCTGGACATGGTCATGGAGCGCTCGTTCATCGAGATGAAACGCGAGATCTTCGGCCTGCTGCACGACGAGCTGGAAGAGGCGCACTGA
- a CDS encoding tetratricopeptide repeat-containing serine protease family protein, giving the protein MRVGSECLTSPLMPPNNGTRGFLLVVFCLFAFDAYAKTASEVFDAVSPSVIVIRTFDAQGKALGLGSGVALGGGMVATNCHVLAGAEHMRVQHRKREYPAALRHSDWDRDVCTLAVNGLKAAPVTLGSTARLKVGARVYAIGAPRGLELTLSEGIISSLRPVAGGQYLQITAPLSPGSSGGGLFDEQGRLIGLPTFYLAEGQQLNFAVPVEWISELPKRHKSTEETTQTPYLDWLNKAAALQVKQDWAGLLNHARRWTKAQPQAAVAWHCLGFAYGKSGQSAKAIEAYRQAVRINPEYAEAWYNLGVVYGKSGQTTSAIEAYQQAVRIDPEDADVWNNLGAVYGDSGQIAKAIEAFQQAVRINPEFAKAWLNLGVVYGDSGQIAKAIEAFQQAVRINPEYAKAWLNLGGSYGKSGQTAKAIEAYRQAVRIDPEDAEAWYSLGVAYRLSGQAEQTLAVYKRLKALDPARAEQFLNENVLP; this is encoded by the coding sequence GTGCGCGTGGGAAGTGAGTGTCTAACGTCCCCCCTAATGCCCCCAAACAATGGAACACGGGGCTTTCTGCTTGTCGTCTTCTGTCTGTTCGCCTTTGATGCTTATGCCAAGACGGCCAGCGAAGTTTTCGATGCGGTTTCGCCCAGTGTTATCGTGATCCGAACTTTCGACGCCCAGGGCAAGGCGTTGGGATTGGGCAGCGGCGTGGCGCTGGGCGGAGGCATGGTTGCCACAAACTGCCATGTGCTTGCAGGTGCCGAGCATATGCGAGTGCAGCACCGGAAAAGAGAATATCCGGCAGCTCTGCGGCACAGCGACTGGGATAGGGATGTCTGCACCCTCGCCGTGAACGGGCTTAAGGCCGCGCCTGTAACTTTGGGCAGCACCGCTCGCCTCAAGGTGGGCGCACGGGTTTATGCCATCGGCGCACCCAGAGGGCTGGAACTCACTTTGTCCGAGGGCATTATTTCCAGCCTGCGCCCGGTGGCAGGCGGTCAGTACCTTCAGATCACCGCCCCCCTCTCCCCCGGCTCCAGTGGTGGCGGCCTGTTTGATGAACAAGGCCGGCTCATCGGGTTGCCCACCTTTTATCTGGCCGAGGGCCAGCAACTTAACTTTGCCGTGCCGGTGGAATGGATCAGCGAACTGCCCAAACGGCACAAGAGCACTGAGGAAACCACGCAGACTCCCTATCTCGACTGGCTCAATAAGGCGGCGGCGCTGCAAGTGAAACAAGATTGGGCCGGGCTGTTAAACCATGCACGGCGCTGGACCAAGGCGCAGCCGCAGGCCGCCGTGGCTTGGCACTGCTTGGGCTTTGCCTACGGGAAATCCGGCCAGAGCGCCAAGGCCATCGAAGCCTACCGACAGGCAGTGCGCATCAACCCGGAATACGCCGAGGCCTGGTACAACTTGGGCGTTGTCTACGGGAAATCCGGCCAGACCACCAGCGCCATCGAAGCCTACCAACAAGCAGTGCGCATCGACCCGGAAGATGCCGATGTCTGGAACAACCTGGGCGCTGTCTACGGGGACTCCGGCCAGATCGCCAAGGCCATCGAAGCCTTCCAGCAGGCAGTGCGCATCAACCCGGAATTTGCCAAGGCCTGGCTCAACCTCGGCGTTGTCTACGGGGACTCCGGCCAGATCGCCAAAGCCATCGAAGCCTTCCAACAGGCAGTGCGCATCAACCCGGAATATGCCAAGGCCTGGCTCAACCTGGGCGGTTCCTACGGGAAATCCGGCCAGACCGCCAAGGCCATCGAAGCCTACCGACAGGCAGTGCGCATCGACCCGGAAGATGCCGAGGCCTGGTACAGCCTAGGCGTTGCCTATCGCCTATCCGGCCAAGCTGAGCAGACCCTGGCAGTTTATAAGCGCCTCAAGGCACTCGATCCGGCAAGGGCGGAGCAGTTTCTCAATGAGAATGTGCTGCCCTGA
- a CDS encoding P1 family peptidase — translation MKLRARDLHIQFGQLQPGPLNAITDVPGVRVGHSNIRGRSANGRDINTGVTLIEPRAGSTTQQPCFAGVHILNGNGDATGLEWIREAGLLTSPIAFTNTHSIGVVRDALIALDRQDQPDDGRLYWNMPVVLETFDGLLNDINGFHVRPEHVAEALDRAVGGPVAEGAVGGGSGMICHEYKGGIGTASRRLSAAQGGWTVGAIVQANHGTRRELRVDGYPVGRYMEKATSPFLRADLPHPGMGSIVVCLATDAPLLPHQCTRLAQRASIGIARTGGGNEDCSGDIFVAFSTGNQQLEATAYERKGAFTCDGLRMVNNDHIGDLFLAAAEAVEEAIINALLAADTVEGNGHRVQALDSATLLEALRQAGWRPRRES, via the coding sequence ATGAAACTTCGTGCCCGCGATCTGCACATCCAATTCGGCCAACTGCAACCCGGCCCCCTCAATGCCATCACCGATGTACCCGGCGTGCGCGTCGGTCACAGCAATATCCGGGGGCGTAGCGCCAACGGCCGCGACATCAACACCGGCGTCACCCTGATCGAGCCGCGTGCGGGTTCCACCACCCAGCAGCCGTGCTTCGCCGGCGTGCATATCCTCAACGGCAACGGCGATGCCACGGGCCTGGAGTGGATTCGCGAGGCCGGCCTACTGACCAGCCCGATCGCCTTTACCAACACCCACAGCATTGGTGTGGTGCGCGACGCGCTGATCGCCCTGGACCGCCAGGATCAGCCCGATGACGGGCGCCTGTACTGGAATATGCCGGTGGTGCTGGAAACCTTCGACGGCCTGCTCAATGACATCAACGGCTTCCATGTGCGCCCCGAACATGTGGCCGAAGCCCTGGACCGCGCCGTCGGCGGCCCGGTGGCCGAAGGCGCGGTCGGCGGTGGCAGCGGCATGATCTGCCACGAGTACAAGGGCGGCATCGGCACCGCCTCGCGGCGCCTGAGCGCGGCGCAGGGCGGCTGGACAGTCGGCGCCATAGTCCAGGCCAACCACGGCACGCGCCGCGAGCTGCGGGTGGATGGCTACCCGGTGGGGCGCTACATGGAAAAGGCCACCTCGCCGTTCCTCCGCGCCGATCTGCCGCATCCGGGGATGGGTTCGATAGTCGTCTGCCTGGCCACCGATGCGCCGCTGCTGCCGCACCAGTGCACCCGCCTGGCCCAGCGCGCCAGCATCGGCATCGCCCGCACCGGCGGCGGTAACGAGGACTGCAGCGGCGATATCTTCGTCGCCTTCTCCACTGGCAACCAGCAGCTTGAGGCCACCGCTTACGAGCGCAAGGGCGCCTTCACCTGCGACGGCCTGCGCATGGTCAACAACGACCATATTGGCGACTTGTTCCTCGCCGCGGCGGAGGCCGTGGAGGAAGCCATCATCAATGCGCTGCTGGCGGCCGATACCGTCGAGGGCAATGGCCACCGGGTCCAGGCGCTGGATAGCGCCACCCTGCTGGAAGCCCTGCGCCAGGCCGGCTGGCGGCCGCGGCGGGAATCTTGA
- a CDS encoding polyamine ABC transporter substrate-binding protein: MLSRTSRLNLGLGACLSCGLATAAADAPSVHVYNWYDYIGATTLKDFQRDTGIQPVYDTFDSGEVLEAKLMTGRSGYDVVVASNFILPALIKAGALQKLDRSQLPNLKHLDPVLLEKIRANDPDNQYAIPYLWGTDGLGYNVDKVKAALGSDAPVNSWDLLFKEENLAKLSQCGVALLDAPAEVMPIALHYLGLSPNSSNPDDYKKAQALLLKLRPYITYFDSSKIQSDLSNGDICLALTWSGTVFGAKQAADQAGKGVKVEYSIPIEGAPLWIDNLVLVKDSQHPAEGLTFINYMLRPEVTAAATDLALTANANKDATALASAEVRNSPNIYPSAEVIAKLFTLQPQPHAIERVRTRAWSNITSGR; encoded by the coding sequence ATGCTTTCCCGCACTTCGCGCCTCAACCTCGGCCTTGGCGCATGCCTCTCTTGCGGGCTAGCAACGGCAGCCGCCGACGCCCCCAGCGTGCATGTCTACAACTGGTACGATTATATCGGCGCGACCACCCTCAAGGACTTCCAGCGCGACACCGGCATCCAGCCCGTGTATGACACCTTCGACAGCGGCGAAGTGCTGGAAGCCAAGCTGATGACCGGCCGTAGCGGTTATGACGTGGTGGTGGCCAGCAATTTCATTCTGCCGGCCCTGATCAAGGCCGGTGCCTTGCAGAAACTGGACCGCAGCCAACTGCCCAACCTGAAGCACCTCGACCCGGTACTGCTGGAAAAAATTCGCGCGAACGACCCCGACAATCAGTACGCCATACCCTACCTGTGGGGCACCGATGGGCTGGGCTACAACGTCGACAAGGTCAAGGCCGCTCTCGGCAGTGATGCCCCAGTGAACTCCTGGGACCTGCTGTTCAAGGAAGAAAACCTCGCCAAGCTCAGCCAATGCGGGGTGGCACTGCTGGATGCCCCCGCCGAGGTCATGCCGATTGCCCTGCACTACCTTGGCCTGTCACCCAACAGCAGCAACCCCGATGACTACAAAAAGGCCCAGGCACTGCTGCTGAAACTGCGCCCATACATCACCTATTTCGACTCGTCGAAAATCCAAAGCGATCTGAGCAACGGCGATATCTGCCTGGCCCTGACCTGGTCCGGCACGGTGTTCGGTGCGAAGCAAGCCGCCGACCAAGCAGGAAAGGGAGTGAAAGTCGAATACAGCATCCCCATCGAAGGGGCGCCGCTGTGGATCGACAATCTGGTCCTGGTCAAAGACAGCCAGCATCCCGCAGAAGGGCTGACCTTTATCAACTATATGTTGCGCCCCGAGGTGACAGCGGCGGCCACCGATCTGGCGCTCACCGCCAACGCCAACAAGGACGCGACCGCGCTGGCCTCGGCCGAGGTGCGCAACAGTCCGAATATCTATCCCTCGGCGGAGGTGATAGCCAAGCTGTTCACCCTGCAACCGCAGCCCCATGCAATCGAGCGTGTCCGCACGCGGGCCTGGAGCAACATCACGAGCGGCCGCTGA
- a CDS encoding LuxR C-terminal-related transcriptional regulator has protein sequence MDALLKELPIHQGLAELFEQLGTPRFWRSLVETLRLLVPADNALLALMPRERPPQVLEVFEFTRLGEADQFADYCSGMYLLDPFYQAASSGISDGLYRLETLAPDQFRQSEYYLSYFRQVVGRDELQFMLNLGEGLVLGLSLGSHTAFRNEQVGALLCVRDWVLAAMRKHLALARIEAPAAALAPTDFAAALGQLAARLTERESETARLILQGFSSKATAQRLGISPETVKVHRRNLYHKLGVGSHAELFALFLQQGGTPVRAVSLNPA, from the coding sequence GTGGATGCATTACTGAAGGAGCTGCCAATCCATCAGGGGCTCGCGGAGCTGTTCGAGCAGCTCGGTACGCCGCGCTTCTGGCGTAGCCTGGTGGAGACCCTGCGGCTGTTGGTCCCGGCGGACAACGCGCTGCTGGCGCTGATGCCTCGTGAGCGGCCGCCGCAGGTGTTGGAGGTCTTCGAATTCACCCGTCTGGGCGAGGCCGACCAGTTTGCCGATTACTGCTCCGGCATGTACCTGCTCGACCCCTTCTACCAGGCCGCCAGCAGCGGCATCAGCGACGGCCTGTACCGACTGGAGACGCTGGCGCCCGATCAGTTTCGCCAGAGCGAGTATTACCTGAGCTATTTTCGGCAGGTGGTGGGCCGCGATGAGCTGCAATTCATGCTCAACCTCGGCGAGGGGTTGGTGCTGGGATTGTCACTGGGCAGCCATACGGCCTTTCGCAACGAGCAGGTCGGTGCCCTGCTGTGCGTGCGCGATTGGGTGCTGGCGGCCATGCGCAAGCACCTCGCCCTGGCCCGCATCGAGGCGCCGGCTGCTGCGCTGGCACCGACCGACTTCGCCGCGGCTCTTGGCCAGTTGGCGGCGCGGCTCACTGAACGCGAGAGCGAAACGGCGCGGCTGATCCTTCAGGGTTTCTCCAGCAAGGCCACCGCCCAACGGCTGGGCATTTCGCCGGAGACCGTGAAGGTGCACCGGCGCAACCTGTACCACAAGCTTGGGGTCGGCAGTCACGCCGAGCTGTTCGCGCTGTTTTTGCAGCAGGGCGGCACGCCGGTTCGGGCAGTTAGTCTCAATCCAGCTTGA
- a CDS encoding hemolysin family protein codes for MDPSPSYNAAYFADFGLILFALLLVLLNGFFVAAEFAMVKLRSTKVETIAAKSGWRGHILRTVHNQLDAYLSACQLGITLASLGLGWVGEPAFAHLLQPLFESLGIDSPKLVHGFAFFTAFFIISYLHIVVGELAPKSWAIRQPELLSLWTAAPLYLFYWAMYPAIWILNASANTVLRIAGQGEPGPHHEHHYSRDELKLILHSSRASDPSDQDMRVLASAVEMGELEVVDWANSREDLVYLELNATLDQVFSLFRRHKYSRYPVYDEAAGDFVGVLHIKDLLLHLSLLEMLPSALKLGELMHPLERVSRHMPLSRLLEQFRQGGAHFALVEEADGKVIGYLTMEDVLEALVGDIQDEHRKAERGILAYQPGKLLVRGDTPLFKVERLLGVDLDHIDAETLAGLIYETLKRVPEEEEVLEVDGLRIIVKKMKGPKIVLAKVLKLD; via the coding sequence ATGGACCCTTCCCCTAGTTACAACGCCGCCTATTTCGCCGATTTTGGTCTCATTCTTTTCGCCCTGCTGCTGGTGCTGCTCAACGGCTTCTTCGTCGCCGCCGAGTTCGCCATGGTCAAACTGCGCTCCACCAAGGTCGAGACCATCGCCGCGAAGAGCGGTTGGCGCGGGCATATCCTGCGCACCGTGCACAATCAGCTGGACGCCTATCTGTCGGCCTGCCAGCTGGGCATCACCCTGGCCTCGCTTGGCCTGGGCTGGGTCGGTGAACCGGCCTTCGCCCACCTACTCCAGCCGCTGTTCGAAAGCCTCGGCATAGACTCGCCGAAACTGGTGCATGGTTTCGCCTTCTTCACTGCCTTCTTCATCATTTCCTACCTGCACATCGTGGTCGGCGAGCTGGCACCCAAGTCCTGGGCGATCCGCCAGCCCGAGCTGCTTTCGCTGTGGACGGCCGCCCCGTTGTACCTGTTCTACTGGGCCATGTACCCGGCGATATGGATCCTCAATGCCAGCGCCAATACCGTTCTGCGCATCGCCGGCCAGGGCGAACCGGGGCCGCACCATGAGCACCATTACAGCCGCGACGAGCTCAAGCTGATCCTGCATTCCAGCCGCGCCAGCGACCCCAGCGATCAAGACATGCGCGTGCTGGCCTCGGCGGTGGAGATGGGCGAGCTGGAAGTAGTCGACTGGGCCAACTCCCGTGAAGACCTGGTCTACCTGGAGCTGAACGCGACACTGGATCAGGTATTCAGCCTGTTCCGCCGGCACAAATACAGCCGCTACCCGGTGTACGACGAGGCCGCCGGCGACTTTGTCGGCGTCCTGCATATCAAGGATCTGCTGCTGCACCTGTCGCTGCTGGAAATGCTGCCCTCGGCACTCAAACTCGGCGAGCTGATGCACCCGCTGGAGCGAGTGAGCCGGCACATGCCGCTGTCGCGCCTGCTCGAGCAATTCCGCCAGGGCGGCGCGCACTTCGCCCTGGTCGAGGAGGCCGACGGCAAAGTTATCGGCTACCTGACCATGGAAGACGTGCTGGAAGCACTGGTCGGCGACATTCAGGACGAACACCGCAAGGCCGAGCGCGGCATCCTCGCCTACCAGCCAGGCAAGCTGCTGGTACGTGGCGACACGCCGCTGTTCAAGGTCGAGCGCCTGCTCGGCGTCGACCTCGACCATATCGATGCGGAGACCCTCGCCGGGCTGATCTACGAAACGCTGAAACGCGTACCGGAAGAGGAAGAAGTGCTGGAGGTCGACGGCCTGCGCATCATCGTCAAGAAGATGAAAGGCCCGAAGATCGTCCTGGCCAAGGTGCTCAAGCTGGATTGA